One genomic region from Deinococcus budaensis encodes:
- a CDS encoding metal ABC transporter ATP-binding protein — translation MTVTLPSSPAAARVDTALPPLALRGLSVAYQEQPAVWNVSLEVPAASLTAIIGPNGAGKSTLLKAALGLVPRLSGEARFFGEPLARVRRRVAYVPQRTSVDWDFPANALDVVTMGLYGRLGWLRRAGQRERAAALGCLERVGMADFAGRQISELSGGQQQRVFLARALAQEADLTFMDEPFAGVDAVTERAIVDVLRDLRAQGRTVVAVHHDLDTVRDYFDRVALLNVQLVSSGPTDTAFTPAALRAAYGERHGALAAALAGD, via the coding sequence ATGACCGTCACCCTGCCCTCGTCCCCTGCCGCCGCGCGGGTGGACACGGCCCTGCCACCGCTCGCCCTGCGCGGCCTGAGCGTGGCCTACCAGGAACAGCCCGCCGTCTGGAACGTCTCCCTGGAGGTGCCCGCCGCTTCTCTCACCGCGATCATCGGCCCCAACGGGGCAGGCAAGAGCACGCTGCTCAAGGCCGCGCTGGGGCTGGTGCCCCGGCTCTCGGGCGAGGCGCGCTTTTTCGGGGAGCCGCTCGCGCGGGTGCGCCGCCGGGTTGCCTACGTGCCGCAGCGCACCAGTGTGGACTGGGACTTTCCGGCGAACGCGCTCGACGTGGTCACGATGGGCCTCTACGGGCGACTGGGCTGGCTGCGGCGGGCCGGGCAGCGCGAGCGGGCGGCGGCGCTGGGCTGCCTGGAGCGGGTCGGCATGGCCGACTTCGCCGGGCGGCAGATCAGCGAACTCTCGGGCGGGCAGCAGCAGCGGGTGTTCCTGGCCCGCGCACTGGCGCAGGAGGCCGACCTGACCTTCATGGACGAACCCTTCGCGGGGGTGGACGCCGTGACCGAGCGGGCCATCGTGGACGTGCTGCGGGACCTGCGGGCGCAGGGGCGCACGGTGGTCGCCGTCCACCACGACCTCGACACCGTGCGGGACTACTTCGACCGGGTGGCGCTGCTGAACGTGCAGCTGGTGAGCAGCGGACCGACCGACACGGCCTTCACGCCCGCCGCCCTGCGCGCCGCCTACGGGGAGCGGCATGGAGCGCTGGCCGCCGCGCTGGCAGGAGACTGA
- a CDS encoding metalloenzyme domain protein produces MTGVVWLALDGLGHPADAPAGSVWETELPVLRPLIGAGRALDAALGVPGLPQSGTGQTCWLTGQDAVRQMGEPGRGEHFGPHPGPTLQRLLRARGLPGRLTRAGGRAALVNHYPPAYFAAQTGERAVRRPRVGCFPYAFQAAGLALNPPGLPPLPATLGLDYAAPWRPHTPPDTLARLGEALAEAARDHDLLVADLWFGDLLGHQGRDPTPPGVLAAGRAYLTRVDALLTGLLEAGARVVLSSDHGNLENLRVKTHTLARVPFAGVGVDLGAARDVVGGGQQIAGWFGLPPQRGEDEKT; encoded by the coding sequence ATGACGGGCGTGGTGTGGCTGGCACTCGACGGCCTGGGCCATCCCGCCGACGCCCCCGCCGGATCGGTGTGGGAGACCGAGTTGCCGGTCCTGCGCCCGCTGATCGGGGCAGGCCGGGCGCTCGACGCGGCGCTGGGGGTGCCGGGGCTGCCGCAGTCGGGCACCGGGCAGACCTGCTGGCTGACCGGGCAGGACGCGGTGCGGCAGATGGGCGAGCCGGGCCGGGGAGAACACTTCGGGCCGCACCCGGGGCCGACCCTTCAGCGCCTGCTGCGCGCCCGGGGCCTGCCGGGACGCCTGACGCGCGCGGGGGGGCGCGCGGCCCTGGTCAACCACTACCCCCCGGCCTATTTCGCGGCCCAGACGGGGGAGAGGGCGGTGCGGCGGCCCCGGGTGGGCTGCTTTCCCTACGCCTTTCAGGCGGCGGGCCTGGCGCTGAATCCGCCGGGGTTGCCGCCGTTGCCCGCCACCCTGGGTCTGGACTACGCCGCGCCCTGGCGGCCCCACACGCCCCCGGACACGCTGGCCCGGCTGGGCGAAGCGCTGGCCGAAGCCGCCCGCGACCACGACCTGCTGGTGGCGGACCTGTGGTTCGGGGACCTGCTGGGCCACCAGGGCCGCGACCCCACGCCGCCCGGGGTGCTGGCCGCCGGGCGGGCCTACCTGACCCGGGTGGACGCCCTGCTGACCGGACTGCTGGAGGCAGGTGCCCGGGTGGTGCTCAGCAGCGACCACGGCAACCTGGAAAACCTGCGGGTCAAGACCCATACCCTGGCCCGCGTGCCCTTCGCCGGGGTCGGGGTGGACCTCGGCGCGGCCCGCGACGTGGTGGGGGGAGGGCAGCAGATCGCCGGGTGGTTCGGCCTGCCGCCCCAGCGCGGCGAAGACGAGAAAACGTGA
- a CDS encoding metal ABC transporter permease: MTPLPLNFDLVIVVTAVLVAWACGLLGLFLVLRREALLSDAISHAALPGIVAGYWVTGGSLATLPALVGAALSGLLTVGLTALLTRSGRVKADAALGLVFPALFAAGVIAVSLNYSQVHLDLDAVLYGEIAYTPFRTGWGGLPVAWLLLGGMLVLNALFVGGLFKELRLSTFDPGLARTLGFSPGLLGGALLTLVALTTVAAFDSVGAVLVVAFMIVPPATALLLTRSLRRALALTLAAGLGASVLGYAVALWLDASITGVIAGVLGVQFMLALVAQAWRARRVRGRAVLGG; the protein is encoded by the coding sequence ATGACCCCGCTCCCGCTGAACTTCGATCTGGTGATCGTGGTGACGGCCGTGCTGGTCGCCTGGGCCTGCGGGCTGCTGGGCCTCTTTCTGGTGCTGCGGCGCGAGGCGCTGCTCAGCGACGCGATCAGCCACGCGGCGCTGCCCGGCATCGTGGCGGGGTACTGGGTGACCGGGGGCAGCCTCGCCACCCTGCCCGCCCTGGTCGGCGCGGCGCTCTCGGGCCTGCTGACGGTGGGCCTCACAGCCCTCTTGACCCGCAGCGGGCGCGTGAAGGCCGACGCGGCGCTGGGACTGGTCTTTCCGGCCCTTTTCGCCGCCGGGGTGATCGCGGTCAGCCTGAACTACTCGCAGGTCCACCTCGACCTCGACGCCGTGCTGTACGGCGAGATCGCCTATACCCCCTTCCGCACCGGCTGGGGAGGGCTGCCGGTCGCCTGGCTGCTGCTGGGCGGGATGCTGGTGCTGAACGCCCTCTTCGTGGGCGGGCTGTTCAAGGAACTGCGCCTCTCCACCTTCGACCCCGGTCTGGCGCGCACGCTGGGCTTCTCGCCGGGGTTGCTGGGCGGGGCGCTGCTCACGCTGGTGGCGCTCACCACCGTCGCGGCTTTCGACTCGGTGGGCGCGGTGCTGGTCGTCGCCTTCATGATCGTGCCGCCCGCGACCGCGCTGCTGCTCACCCGGAGCCTGCGCCGGGCGCTGGCGCTCACGCTGGCAGCGGGGCTGGGGGCCAGCGTGCTCGGCTACGCGGTCGCCCTCTGGCTCGACGCCAGCATCACGGGCGTGATCGCAGGGGTGCTGGGCGTGCAGTTCATGCTGGCGCTGGTGGCCCAGGCGTGGCGGGCAAGAAGGGTGCGGGGGCGGGCGGTGCTGGGGGGTTGA
- a CDS encoding metal ABC transporter permease: protein MTPLDFFTDYTLRNIVLGSALLGLVAGTLGSFSVLRRQSLIGDTVAHAALPGICAAFLLTGTRDTLGLLVGGGLSGLAASLLALAILRYSRLKEDAALGVTFSAFFGVGIALLTAIQQGGNAAQAGLEGFLFGQAAGLTAGDMTRFAVLGALALGTVALAHKELKVALFDPAFAAVQGWPVGGLTALSTALTVLAVMLGLQTVGVVLMATMLIAPAVAARQWTRSLGAMLTLAGVFGALSGGLGAGLSLAVGQGLPTGAVTVLTATALALLSLLLAPGRGLIAGLLHGRRVRARLLGELRREGP, encoded by the coding sequence ATGACGCCCCTGGACTTTTTCACCGACTACACCCTGCGAAATATCGTGCTGGGGTCGGCGCTGCTGGGGCTGGTCGCGGGCACGCTGGGGTCGTTCAGCGTGCTGCGCCGCCAGAGCCTGATCGGCGACACGGTCGCGCACGCCGCGCTGCCGGGCATCTGCGCGGCCTTTCTGCTCACCGGCACCCGCGACACGCTGGGGCTGCTGGTCGGCGGGGGCCTCTCGGGGCTGGCCGCCTCGCTGCTGGCGCTCGCCATCCTCCGGTACAGCCGCCTGAAGGAGGACGCCGCGCTGGGCGTGACCTTCAGCGCCTTTTTCGGGGTGGGGATCGCGCTGCTCACCGCCATTCAGCAGGGCGGCAACGCCGCGCAGGCGGGGCTGGAGGGCTTCCTGTTCGGGCAGGCCGCCGGACTGACCGCCGGGGACATGACCCGCTTCGCGGTGCTGGGGGCGCTGGCGCTGGGCACGGTGGCGCTGGCCCACAAGGAACTCAAGGTCGCGCTGTTCGACCCCGCCTTCGCCGCCGTGCAGGGCTGGCCGGTGGGCGGGCTAACCGCCCTCTCGACCGCGCTGACCGTGCTCGCGGTGATGCTGGGCCTCCAGACCGTGGGCGTGGTCCTGATGGCCACGATGCTGATCGCCCCCGCCGTCGCCGCCCGGCAGTGGACCCGCAGCCTGGGCGCGATGCTGACCCTGGCGGGCGTGTTCGGCGCCCTGAGCGGCGGGCTGGGCGCGGGCCTGAGCCTGGCGGTGGGCCAGGGGCTGCCCACCGGGGCCGTCACGGTGCTCACCGCCACCGCCCTGGCGCTGCTCTCGCTGCTGCTGGCGCCGGGCCGGGGATTGATCGCGGGGCTGCTGCACGGGCGGCGGGTCCGTGCCCGGCTGCTGGGCGAGCTGAGGAGGGAAGGACCATGA
- a CDS encoding phosphoribosylanthranilate isomerase, which produces MRVRVKVCGTTSVHDAVLAAEAGADALGFIFAPGSKRRVTPEVARGAGLNVGPVVARVGVFLGQGLDEVLRTAEAARVSTVQLHGPLSALYLSEVARYHPVLRVLRPADLAEPDALEALAQPGVTPMLDAPEPGGGVPLDWAALREVFPPGAWLAGGLGPQNVAQAIRALRPAGVDAVSRLEARPGVKDAAQVQAFVQAAQGATDPSYPQ; this is translated from the coding sequence GTGAGGGTCCGGGTCAAGGTCTGCGGCACCACCTCGGTCCATGACGCGGTGCTGGCCGCCGAGGCCGGGGCCGACGCGCTGGGCTTTATCTTCGCGCCGGGCAGCAAACGCCGGGTCACGCCGGAGGTGGCGCGGGGGGCGGGGCTGAACGTGGGGCCAGTCGTGGCGCGGGTCGGCGTCTTCCTGGGGCAGGGGCTGGACGAGGTGCTGCGGACGGCGGAGGCGGCGCGGGTGAGCACCGTACAACTGCACGGTCCTTTATCGGCCCTTTACCTGAGCGAGGTCGCCCGCTATCATCCCGTTCTGCGTGTGCTACGCCCCGCCGATCTGGCGGAGCCGGACGCGCTGGAAGCCCTCGCGCAGCCGGGCGTGACCCCCATGCTGGACGCCCCCGAGCCGGGTGGAGGGGTCCCCCTGGACTGGGCCGCGCTGCGCGAGGTCTTTCCGCCGGGGGCCTGGCTGGCCGGAGGGCTGGGGCCGCAGAACGTGGCGCAGGCGATCCGGGCGCTGCGCCCGGCCGGAGTGGACGCCGTGAGCCGCCTGGAAGCCCGCCCCGGAGTCAAGGACGCCGCGCAGGTGCAGGCCTTCGTGCAGGCCGCCCAGGGTGCCACCGACCCGAGTTATCCACAGTGA
- a CDS encoding carbon-nitrogen hydrolase family protein, whose amino-acid sequence MTVVRVAAAAYPVDRLPDWAAYQAKLAGWVADAAGQGARLLVFPEYAALELIALLPPELHHDILGMRPALQALLPGFLALHARLAREHGVGIVAGSVPVAQGGGFVNRAHVFGPDGTPAQQDKLLMTRFEAEEWDIAPGEGVRVFELPLPEGEVLRFGVAICYDSEFPTLARRLAEGGAELLVVPSFTGGRAGYTRVRVGSMARALETQGYAVHAPLIADAAWTYAVETAVGAAALYAPADDGLPDSGIVAEGGWNAPGWLVGDLDLSLTRRVRREGHVLNWRDRAASETRPGPAEVVRLAGAVRG is encoded by the coding sequence ATGACGGTTGTGCGTGTGGCGGCGGCGGCGTACCCGGTGGACCGGCTTCCCGACTGGGCCGCGTATCAGGCCAAGCTGGCAGGCTGGGTGGCGGACGCGGCCGGGCAGGGCGCCAGGCTGCTGGTCTTTCCCGAGTACGCGGCGCTGGAACTCATCGCCCTGCTGCCGCCCGAACTTCACCACGACATCCTGGGGATGCGGCCCGCCCTGCAAGCCCTGCTGCCCGGCTTCCTGGCGCTGCACGCCCGCCTGGCGCGCGAGCACGGCGTGGGCATCGTGGCGGGGAGTGTTCCGGTCGCGCAGGGCGGGGGCTTCGTGAACCGCGCCCACGTGTTCGGGCCGGACGGCACCCCGGCCCAGCAGGACAAGCTGCTGATGACCCGCTTCGAGGCCGAGGAGTGGGACATCGCGCCTGGCGAGGGCGTGCGGGTGTTCGAGTTGCCGCTGCCGGAGGGGGAGGTCCTGCGCTTCGGCGTGGCGATCTGCTACGACAGCGAGTTTCCGACCCTGGCCCGCAGGCTGGCGGAAGGCGGGGCCGAGCTGCTGGTCGTGCCGTCCTTTACGGGCGGCCGGGCCGGGTACACCCGCGTCCGGGTGGGGAGCATGGCCCGCGCGCTGGAAACCCAGGGCTACGCGGTCCACGCGCCCCTGATCGCGGACGCCGCCTGGACCTACGCGGTCGAGACGGCGGTGGGCGCCGCCGCCCTCTACGCCCCCGCCGACGATGGGCTGCCCGACAGCGGAATCGTGGCCGAGGGGGGCTGGAATGCGCCCGGCTGGCTGGTGGGCGACCTCGACCTGAGCCTGACGCGGCGGGTGCGCCGGGAGGGCCACGTCCTGAACTGGCGCGACCGCGCGGCGAGCGAGACCCGTCCCGGTCCCGCCGAGGTCGTCCGGCTGGCCGGGGCCGTGCGTGGCTGA